Proteins encoded within one genomic window of Halodesulfurarchaeum formicicum:
- a CDS encoding succinate dehydrogenase/fumarate reductase iron-sulfur subunit — MAESVDPDTSRLKGSETQPQAEDETVELQIFRYDPEVESKTEAHFEDFHVQPHEGMTVLDALIEARDEQDPSLTFRHSCRQGVCGSDALFINGKQRLGCKTQIDELSTPIRIEPLPHHPVVKDLVVDMDDFYERMRAVEPYFDPDDPPPGELEERKQSRENREAIKLSTRCIWCGACTSSCSIAADEDVYLGPAAINKGYRFYADEREGEDRKAKRLELLTETDGVWRCQTQFSCTTVCPQEIPLTEHIQQLKRDATKADLKFW; from the coding sequence ATGGCAGAGTCGGTCGACCCGGACACGAGCAGGCTCAAGGGATCGGAAACACAGCCCCAGGCTGAGGACGAGACAGTCGAGTTGCAGATATTCCGCTACGATCCGGAGGTCGAGTCCAAGACCGAGGCCCACTTCGAGGACTTCCATGTCCAGCCCCACGAGGGGATGACAGTCCTCGACGCCCTGATCGAGGCCCGGGACGAACAGGACCCATCGCTCACCTTCAGACACTCCTGTCGGCAGGGGGTCTGCGGGTCGGACGCGTTGTTCATCAACGGCAAGCAACGCCTCGGGTGCAAGACCCAGATCGACGAGCTCTCGACGCCGATCCGGATCGAACCGCTTCCCCATCACCCGGTCGTCAAGGACCTCGTCGTGGACATGGATGACTTCTACGAACGGATGCGGGCGGTCGAACCGTACTTCGACCCCGACGACCCACCACCCGGGGAACTCGAAGAGCGCAAACAGAGCCGGGAGAACCGCGAAGCGATCAAGCTGAGCACCCGGTGTATCTGGTGTGGGGCCTGTACCTCCTCCTGTTCCATCGCCGCCGACGAGGACGTCTATCTGGGACCGGCGGCCATCAACAAGGGGTATCGCTTCTACGCCGACGAGCGGGAGGGCGAGGATCGCAAAGCAAAGCGACTGGAGCTGTTGACCGAAACCGATGGCGTCTGGCGGTGTCAGACCCAGTTCTCCTGCACGACGGTCTGTCCCCAGGAGATCCCGCTCACCGAACATATCCAGCAACTCAAACGCGACGCGACGAAGGCGGACCTGAAATTCTGGTAA
- a CDS encoding ATP-grasp domain-containing protein: MTEPVSVGVVSLHNSKETKSILNTVNALGHEGHWLRQNNLVVEIEDGQATLEPDVDIIVNRMLLSNTEQPAELLGLAKSLGQLRPMLNRPESVLTAFHKFSTATLLADSAVQIPDAALALDADRLNVLREKFGDEAVYKTAIGTHGGGTWKIGRDESVNPRVGDRYAFLQELIEQTDEQRQSDLRVYVVDGEIEGAMRRWAPDNDWRTNVALGGEVEAVPDLPEQAASMAVEAADMIGLDYAGVDLVEGVDGWHLLEVNPTAGFRGLFKATGHNPAASIATLAIETAGGSVDPDQVEQLAGVLDDSMPETVSQTKPNTREPTEVIGYTEEVLVSGTSGTERVVAKSDTGAARTSIDTRLAAEIGAGPIKSMTKVRSGSMKTGKSRPIVDIVVGIGGDRHTVAASLEDRSHMDYSLLLGRDILEHYQIDVKRTIDSGNGTTEEEEEETGEE, from the coding sequence ATGACCGAACCCGTTTCAGTCGGCGTCGTGAGTCTCCACAACAGCAAGGAGACCAAATCCATCCTCAACACTGTCAACGCGCTGGGCCATGAGGGACACTGGCTCCGGCAGAACAACCTCGTCGTCGAGATCGAGGACGGGCAGGCGACACTCGAACCGGACGTGGACATCATCGTGAACCGCATGTTGCTCTCGAATACGGAACAGCCGGCCGAACTGCTGGGGCTGGCAAAGAGTCTGGGCCAACTCCGACCGATGCTCAATCGCCCGGAGAGTGTCCTCACGGCCTTTCACAAGTTCTCGACGGCGACGCTGTTGGCCGATTCTGCGGTCCAGATACCGGACGCGGCCCTGGCGCTGGACGCCGACCGGTTGAACGTGCTGCGCGAGAAGTTCGGCGACGAGGCGGTCTACAAGACGGCGATCGGGACCCATGGCGGTGGGACCTGGAAGATCGGCCGCGACGAGTCGGTCAACCCCCGGGTCGGGGATCGGTATGCGTTCCTCCAGGAACTCATCGAGCAGACCGACGAACAGCGACAGTCCGATCTCCGGGTGTACGTGGTCGACGGGGAGATCGAGGGCGCGATGCGCCGGTGGGCCCCGGATAACGACTGGCGGACGAACGTGGCGCTGGGTGGCGAAGTCGAAGCGGTGCCGGACCTTCCCGAACAGGCCGCGTCGATGGCCGTCGAGGCCGCCGACATGATTGGACTGGACTACGCAGGCGTCGATCTCGTCGAGGGCGTCGACGGCTGGCATCTCCTGGAGGTCAACCCCACCGCCGGGTTCAGGGGGCTCTTCAAGGCGACCGGCCACAACCCCGCAGCCTCGATCGCGACGCTGGCCATCGAGACCGCAGGCGGATCGGTCGATCCGGACCAGGTCGAGCAGTTGGCCGGCGTCCTCGATGATTCGATGCCCGAGACCGTCTCCCAGACCAAACCCAACACACGGGAGCCGACGGAAGTAATCGGGTACACTGAGGAGGTGCTTGTCAGCGGCACGTCCGGCACCGAGCGGGTCGTGGCGAAGTCCGACACCGGGGCCGCCCGCACCAGCATCGACACCCGGTTGGCGGCCGAGATCGGCGCGGGGCCGATCAAGAGCATGACCAAGGTTCGCTCGGGCAGCATGAAGACGGGGAAGTCACGGCCCATCGTGGATATCGTGGTCGGGATCGGCGGCGATCGGCACACCGTGGCAGCCAGCCTGGAGGATCGGTCCCACATGGACTACTCGCTGTTGCTCGGCCGGGACATCTTGGAGCACTACCAGATCGACGTGAAGCGGACCATTGACAGCGGTAACGGGACGACAGAGGAGGAAGAGGAGGAGACTGGAGAGGAGTAA
- a CDS encoding heavy-metal-associated domain-containing protein yields MALTITVEGMTCGHCEATVEEALQAVSGVTEATADREAEEATVTGDADAASLVQAVEDAGYTAHA; encoded by the coding sequence ATGGCACTGACCATCACCGTCGAGGGAATGACCTGCGGGCATTGTGAAGCGACAGTCGAAGAGGCACTTCAGGCCGTGTCTGGCGTGACCGAGGCAACCGCCGATCGTGAGGCCGAAGAAGCGACAGTCACTGGGGACGCCGACGCCGCGTCCCTCGTGCAAGCCGTCGAAGACGCTGGGTACACGGCACACGCCTGA
- a CDS encoding succinate dehydrogenase has product MTGSRPTFSHGSLAWFLQRVTAVVLLFTLAFHFLWLHFVNHAAEVTLWGSALRMDRLSYLLLMVVFLLTAAFHGINGIYNALVNEGLSGRARRVTAWVLAIAGTILVVQGLRVSVALAGVVN; this is encoded by the coding sequence ATGACGGGGTCACGACCCACGTTCAGCCACGGATCTCTCGCCTGGTTCCTCCAGCGGGTCACCGCCGTAGTGCTCCTGTTCACGCTCGCCTTTCACTTCCTCTGGCTACACTTCGTGAACCACGCCGCCGAGGTCACGCTCTGGGGGTCGGCGCTCCGCATGGATCGGCTCTCCTACCTCCTGCTGATGGTCGTCTTCCTGCTGACAGCGGCTTTTCACGGGATCAACGGGATCTACAACGCACTGGTCAACGAGGGCCTCTCCGGGCGGGCACGACGTGTCACCGCCTGGGTGCTGGCCATCGCCGGGACAATCCTGGTCGTCCAGGGACTCCGGGTTTCGGTTGCCCTCGCGGGGGTGGTGAACTGA
- a CDS encoding FAD-binding protein has translation MYEHDVLVIGGGGAGLRAAIAAQEAGADVAIVSKLHPVRSHTGAAEGGINAALQSGDSWEAHAKDTMKGADYLADAPAVETFARRAPKEVMQLEHWGMPFSRDEDGTVSQRPFGGLSFPRTTYAGAETGHHLLHTLYEQVIKRGITVYEEYFVTRLAVTDEPDPNDRTCHGVTALDLKTGAVEGFRATGGVILATGGLGQVYDHTTNAVANTGDGMAMAYRVGVPLEDMEMIQFHPTTLPSTGVLITEGVRGEGGRLFNSEGERFMFERGYAADEGELASRDVVSRAELTEIQEGRGFGDGHVKLDMRHLGEERIMDRLENIVGLARHFEGVDPLEEPMPVKPGQHYAMGGIETDEYGSTCIEGLYAAGEAACVSLHGANRLGGNALPELFVFGAEAGRHAAGVDLDPPAIEVGPDPDVAREDREWPTELGAGGAETDVVPDGRDLEPGALLGEAVAAERERVEELLTGDGDRGHVEVREQVQETMTAHVNVFREGEGLETALEDISDAREAYEDVTVTDPSRTFNTDLQQTIETRNVIDLAEVITMGALARPESRGAHWRAEHQTRRDEEWLRHTLVNWRDGDPELFYRPAILESESVTYEPEERSY, from the coding sequence ATGTACGAACACGACGTCCTCGTGATCGGCGGCGGCGGAGCCGGCCTGCGGGCAGCCATCGCGGCCCAGGAGGCCGGGGCTGACGTGGCTATCGTCTCGAAACTCCACCCGGTGCGGAGCCACACGGGGGCCGCTGAAGGCGGAATCAACGCCGCGCTGCAGTCCGGCGACTCCTGGGAGGCCCACGCGAAGGATACGATGAAGGGCGCGGACTATCTGGCTGACGCCCCCGCGGTCGAGACCTTCGCCCGGCGAGCGCCCAAAGAAGTGATGCAACTCGAACACTGGGGGATGCCCTTCTCCAGGGACGAGGACGGGACGGTCTCACAGCGCCCGTTTGGTGGGCTCTCCTTCCCTCGCACGACCTACGCCGGCGCGGAAACCGGCCACCACCTCCTGCACACCCTCTACGAACAGGTCATCAAGCGCGGGATCACCGTCTACGAGGAGTACTTCGTCACTCGCCTGGCGGTGACCGACGAACCCGACCCGAACGACCGAACCTGTCACGGGGTCACCGCATTGGACCTCAAAACTGGGGCCGTGGAAGGGTTCCGGGCCACCGGCGGGGTGATTCTTGCCACGGGCGGCCTCGGCCAGGTGTACGACCACACGACCAACGCCGTGGCGAACACCGGCGACGGGATGGCGATGGCCTACCGGGTGGGTGTCCCCCTGGAGGACATGGAGATGATCCAGTTCCACCCGACGACCCTGCCCTCGACCGGCGTGCTCATCACGGAAGGCGTCCGCGGCGAGGGGGGCCGCCTCTTCAACAGCGAGGGCGAGCGGTTCATGTTCGAGCGCGGGTACGCCGCCGACGAGGGCGAACTCGCCTCCCGTGACGTGGTTTCCCGGGCGGAACTGACCGAGATCCAGGAAGGACGTGGCTTCGGCGATGGCCACGTCAAACTCGACATGCGTCACCTGGGCGAAGAGCGGATCATGGACCGCCTGGAGAACATCGTCGGCCTGGCCCGACACTTCGAGGGCGTCGATCCGCTCGAAGAACCCATGCCGGTGAAGCCGGGCCAGCACTACGCCATGGGCGGCATCGAGACCGACGAGTACGGGTCGACCTGTATCGAGGGGCTCTATGCGGCCGGCGAGGCGGCCTGCGTGAGCCTCCACGGGGCGAACCGCCTCGGCGGGAACGCGCTCCCGGAACTGTTCGTCTTCGGGGCCGAAGCCGGCCGACACGCCGCGGGCGTGGATCTGGACCCACCAGCGATCGAGGTCGGACCCGACCCGGACGTAGCACGCGAGGACCGCGAGTGGCCGACCGAGCTGGGAGCGGGGGGTGCTGAAACCGACGTCGTCCCGGACGGTCGCGATCTCGAACCCGGCGCACTCCTCGGCGAAGCCGTGGCTGCCGAGCGAGAACGCGTCGAGGAGTTACTAACAGGCGACGGCGATCGGGGCCACGTCGAGGTCCGCGAACAGGTCCAGGAGACAATGACCGCCCACGTCAACGTCTTCCGGGAGGGCGAGGGCCTGGAGACGGCACTGGAGGACATCAGCGACGCGCGTGAGGCATACGAGGATGTCACGGTCACGGACCCATCACGAACCTTCAATACCGACCTCCAGCAGACGATCGAGACCCGGAACGTCATCGACCTCGCGGAGGTCATCACGATGGGTGCACTCGCCCGACCCGAGTCACGGGGCGCTCACTGGCGGGCCGAACATCAAACGCGACGCGACGAGGAGTGGCTCCGTCACACGCTCGTGAACTGGCGGGACGGTGACCCGGAACTCTTCTATCGGCCGGCGATCCTCGAAAGCGAGTCGGTCACCTACGAACCGGAAGAACGGTCCTACTGA
- the sdhC gene encoding succinate dehydrogenase, cytochrome b556 subunit — MSAPYDRGRIEDFGRFRRFSAGMWAWVLHKATGWVLIGYLFAHIAVLSTAIPAAGNPEAIAAEADLYTRTLQGLEGIFLVRVLEVGLLTAAAFHMVNGIRLLLVDLGIGLERQVQTFYASLVVTALIVLASIPVFLPPEVVPW, encoded by the coding sequence ATGTCAGCGCCCTACGACCGTGGCCGGATCGAGGACTTCGGCCGCTTCCGGCGATTCTCGGCGGGAATGTGGGCCTGGGTCCTCCACAAGGCCACCGGCTGGGTTCTCATCGGGTACCTCTTCGCCCACATTGCGGTCCTCAGCACGGCGATTCCGGCGGCGGGGAACCCGGAGGCCATCGCTGCCGAGGCAGATCTCTACACGCGTACGCTCCAGGGACTGGAGGGGATTTTCCTGGTACGCGTCCTGGAAGTCGGCCTGCTCACGGCGGCCGCCTTCCACATGGTAAACGGGATTCGGCTCCTGCTGGTGGACCTGGGAATCGGCCTCGAACGACAGGTCCAGACCTTCTACGCCTCACTCGTGGTGACGGCACTGATCGTGCTCGCGAGTATCCCCGTCTTCCTTCCGCCGGAGGTCGTTCCCTGGTAA
- a CDS encoding type II toxin-antitoxin system HicA family toxin translates to MVTRDFSGEDVYKVLVNVGGFRHVRTTGDHLILQWDPPKSHEKTDARRVTVPAHDSISIGTLHDIADDAGATDFEAFCEWIDEHR, encoded by the coding sequence ATGGTCACAAGGGATTTCTCCGGCGAAGACGTGTACAAAGTACTGGTCAACGTTGGCGGTTTTCGGCACGTCCGCACGACAGGTGATCATTTGATTTTGCAGTGGGATCCCCCGAAAAGCCACGAGAAAACTGACGCCCGCCGGGTGACCGTTCCAGCTCACGATTCGATCAGTATCGGAACACTCCACGACATCGCCGATGATGCTGGTGCGACAGATTTCGAAGCGTTCTGCGAATGGATCGACGAACACCGGTAA
- a CDS encoding XapX domain-containing protein, with protein MNAAVPLLALLTGLLTGVVFGLLKAPIPAPPSISGVLGILGIYLGYVAIEGTEIGVDLLAILGLR; from the coding sequence ATGAACGCCGCCGTTCCGCTCCTGGCATTACTCACGGGCTTGCTCACGGGTGTCGTCTTCGGACTGCTCAAGGCCCCGATCCCTGCCCCGCCGAGCATCTCCGGCGTGCTGGGCATTCTGGGGATCTATCTCGGCTACGTCGCCATCGAGGGGACCGAAATTGGCGTGGACCTGCTGGCGATCCTCGGCCTCCGCTGA
- a CDS encoding succinylglutamate desuccinylase/aspartoacylase family protein produces the protein MTAGAFTYSGGKVDPGESSTIRYRISETYLGDPVRIPVSIVNGEKPGPTLFMTAAAHGDELNGIEVVREVALDWDHSNLHGTLILLPVLNVPAFLAQQRYLPIYDRDLNRSFPGDQWSTSAKRMAHTIFTNFIEPADLGIDFHTSTRGRTNMLHARGDMAREDVFRLAHAFGSHVIIDTEGSEGTLRREATASGAPTITVEMGEAHRFQRGLIDRALEGVASVLAEFEMWPGEPVHWPGWRTIITAEKKTWLRAESGGIVEMHAERGDLVEGGETIATITNPFKTERTTIESPWTGLLVGVLENPVVYPGNPLCHLVEVDEATQAVIEQEVADTHTAGEE, from the coding sequence ATGACAGCGGGCGCGTTCACCTACAGTGGCGGAAAGGTCGACCCGGGCGAGTCGAGTACCATCCGCTACCGGATCAGCGAGACGTATCTCGGGGATCCCGTCCGAATCCCGGTCTCCATCGTCAACGGGGAGAAGCCAGGCCCAACCCTGTTCATGACCGCCGCCGCCCACGGGGACGAACTCAACGGGATCGAGGTCGTTCGCGAGGTCGCCCTCGACTGGGATCACTCGAACCTCCACGGAACGCTGATCCTCCTCCCGGTGCTCAACGTCCCGGCCTTCCTGGCACAGCAGCGCTACCTCCCCATCTACGATCGGGACCTCAATCGATCGTTCCCGGGGGATCAATGGAGTACGAGTGCCAAACGAATGGCCCACACCATCTTCACGAACTTCATCGAGCCCGCGGACCTGGGGATCGACTTCCACACGTCGACTCGCGGCCGGACGAACATGCTCCATGCCCGCGGTGACATGGCCCGCGAAGACGTCTTCCGGCTCGCACACGCCTTCGGCTCACACGTGATTATCGACACCGAAGGATCGGAGGGGACGCTTCGCCGGGAAGCGACTGCTAGCGGAGCCCCGACGATCACCGTCGAGATGGGAGAGGCCCACAGATTCCAGCGCGGACTGATCGATCGGGCCCTCGAAGGCGTGGCAAGCGTGCTCGCCGAGTTCGAGATGTGGCCGGGCGAACCAGTTCACTGGCCAGGCTGGCGCACTATCATTACCGCCGAGAAGAAAACCTGGCTCAGGGCCGAGAGCGGTGGCATCGTCGAGATGCACGCCGAACGGGGCGACCTGGTGGAGGGGGGTGAGACGATCGCCACTATCACGAACCCGTTCAAGACGGAGCGAACGACGATCGAATCCCCCTGGACCGGGCTGCTCGTCGGCGTGCTGGAGAATCCGGTGGTCTACCCTGGAAATCCGCTCTGTCACCTGGTCGAAGTGGATGAAGCCACCCAGGCAGTAATCGAACAGGAGGTTGCCGACACCCACACCGCGGGTGAGGAGTAA
- a CDS encoding UPF0175 family protein, with product MPSISARIPEDEERELAEVIEILGEDKSTVIRKALNEGLGSLRERIAIQRYQAGEISVNQAARLAGVSIAEWFEIAREHNLTTQLKPEDLESDADAAGKL from the coding sequence GTGCCATCGATCAGTGCTCGCATCCCAGAGGACGAGGAACGTGAACTCGCGGAGGTCATCGAGATCCTTGGCGAAGATAAGAGTACGGTGATCCGGAAAGCCCTCAATGAAGGACTTGGGTCACTCAGAGAACGTATCGCAATCCAGCGATACCAGGCTGGAGAGATATCGGTCAATCAAGCGGCACGACTGGCAGGCGTGAGCATCGCGGAATGGTTCGAGATCGCCCGCGAACACAATCTCACCACGCAACTCAAACCCGAGGACCTCGAATCTGACGCTGATGCTGCCGGGAAGCTATGA
- a CDS encoding type II toxin-antitoxin system HicB family antitoxin has translation MARADPGRTNGPDREIRLLKNPDGQWTARDLSVEVTAQGESREEALDNLDAVVAAVEGDGGHSPTDDEIRDLDVDPEVARTQEDDLPDILQ, from the coding sequence ATGGCTCGTGCCGATCCGGGACGGACGAACGGTCCTGACCGGGAAATTCGCCTGCTGAAGAATCCGGATGGGCAGTGGACGGCTCGCGACCTCAGCGTGGAGGTGACCGCACAGGGAGAGAGTCGGGAGGAAGCACTCGACAACCTCGACGCCGTCGTTGCGGCCGTCGAAGGTGACGGTGGCCATTCCCCGACGGATGACGAGATTCGGGACTTGGATGTCGATCCTGAAGTCGCTCGAACGCAGGAGGACGACCTCCCCGACATCTTGCAGTAG